GAGGTTCGCGGGCACGGACGGCAAAAAGGCCATACGGAAACCTATCGCGGAAGAGAGTATGACGTCGATCTGCTTCCTAAGATTCGCGTAGAACTCGTTGTCACGGATGAACTCGTGGAACCTACAATTCAGGCGATCATCAAGTCCGCGTCTACAGGAAAGATCGGAGACGGGAAGATCTTTCTCTACAAGGCAGAAGAGGCTATTCGCATTCGGAACCAGGAACGCGGTGTCGCCGCGTTGTAACTGCTCGGCAGGATGAAATTCGTAGAACAGACAACGCCGCGTCCCAAAGGACGCGGCGTTGTCTGTTTCTTCTTCTTTCTTACTTAGTCGTCCAGTTGTCCCTTTGCTATATCCAAAAATACCTGAGCCGCTCGAGTTAGATCCTTGCCCTTACGATAGATAAGTGCAAGGTCTCGTGATAAGCGCACATCATCCACAGGAACAATCTTTAACAGGCCAGCTTCCGCGTCGGACAGTACATTCGCGCGAGGCAGGAATCCAGTCCCCAGACCTGCCTCAACCAGTCGCTTGACTAACTCGCTGGACTCTACTTCCAGTGCAAGCTTAGGTTGAAGATCCTGCATGCGGAACAAGTTATCGAGTAGTTCGCGCTGGCGTCCCTGCTTCATCAGCACCAGAGGGTGCTGGGCTACTTCCTTAAGAGAGATACGCGCATGGAAAGTCAGAGGATGGTTGGCAGGCACAACAAATGCCAACTCATCTTTATGAATCGGCTCCACAGTCAGGCGAGGATCCTTGACGGG
This Acidisarcina sp. DNA region includes the following protein-coding sequences:
- a CDS encoding LysR family transcriptional regulator, whose product is MDFEQLKTFLEVARQKSFSRAAERLLVTQPAISAQIRSLEKEVGARLFDRDGGKVTFTAAGRVFEPFAEHCLNCQSHILGIVAELHRSPRGAISISANEATCLYVLPAVFAQFRKQFLRVGLSIVRAERSRTLEAVLNREVDFGVVALPVKDPRLTVEPIHKDELAFVVPANHPLTFHARISLKEVAQHPLVLMKQGRQRELLDNLFRMQDLQPKLALEVESSELVKRLVEAGLGTGFLPRANVLSDAEAGLLKIVPVDDVRLSRDLALIYRKGKDLTRAAQVFLDIAKGQLDD
- a CDS encoding P-II family nitrogen regulator, producing MTKVEAIIRPNRFDSVKEALKELGVEGMTVSEVRGHGRQKGHTETYRGREYDVDLLPKIRVELVVTDELVEPTIQAIIKSASTGKIGDGKIFLYKAEEAIRIRNQERGVAAL